The following coding sequences lie in one Bordetella genomosp. 9 genomic window:
- a CDS encoding CsbD family protein, which produces MNKDQVKGVGEQVKGKVNETVGKVTGNKSQELKGDVQQGVGKVQKAHGDVKEDVKNNNRP; this is translated from the coding sequence ATGAACAAAGACCAGGTGAAAGGCGTAGGCGAACAGGTGAAGGGCAAGGTCAATGAAACGGTGGGCAAGGTCACCGGCAACAAGAGCCAGGAACTGAAGGGCGACGTTCAGCAGGGCGTCGGCAAGGTGCAGAAGGCCCATGGCGACGTCAAGGAAGACGTCAAGAACAACAATCGCCCGTAA
- a CDS encoding ABC transporter substrate-binding protein gives MKKHMLALATLAAAAAMTAGAVQAEERLVVAGYGGSFEDILRKDVFPAFEKQHNVKIDYVAGNSTNTLARLQAQRSNQEIDVAIVDDGPMYQAIALGFCAPIQGLAADDLYPASRYKDDKAVGLGLVATGIMYNKKAFEEKKWAPPASWDDLKDKKYKGMLVIPPLNNTYGLHALVQYARANGGGEKKIDPGFKVFRNEVGPNVLVYEPSPGKMTELFSSGQALIAVWGSGRAKSFAETGFPVGFVYPREGAYALLASVCPVAKPKTSPLAQAFVNYLISPDIQTRLGDAYGYGPVNKKAKYTDDPNAAVPLPVGKRAQDLIVIDWDTVNQNRDDWNKRWTREIER, from the coding sequence ATGAAAAAGCATATGCTCGCCCTCGCCACGCTCGCCGCCGCGGCGGCGATGACCGCCGGCGCCGTCCAGGCGGAGGAACGACTGGTCGTTGCCGGCTACGGCGGTTCGTTCGAGGACATCCTGCGCAAGGACGTGTTCCCGGCCTTCGAGAAACAGCACAACGTCAAGATCGATTACGTCGCCGGCAATTCGACGAATACGCTGGCGCGCTTGCAGGCGCAGAGAAGCAACCAGGAAATCGACGTCGCGATCGTGGACGATGGCCCGATGTACCAGGCCATCGCGCTGGGCTTCTGTGCGCCGATCCAGGGACTGGCGGCGGATGATCTCTATCCGGCCTCGCGCTACAAGGACGACAAGGCGGTGGGCTTGGGGCTGGTCGCCACCGGCATCATGTACAACAAGAAAGCCTTCGAGGAAAAGAAGTGGGCGCCGCCCGCGTCCTGGGACGACCTGAAGGACAAGAAGTACAAGGGCATGCTGGTGATCCCGCCCTTGAACAATACGTACGGCCTGCACGCGCTGGTGCAGTATGCGCGCGCCAACGGCGGCGGGGAAAAGAAGATCGATCCGGGTTTCAAGGTATTCAGGAACGAGGTCGGCCCCAACGTGCTGGTCTACGAACCGTCGCCCGGCAAGATGACCGAATTGTTTTCCAGCGGCCAGGCGCTGATCGCGGTGTGGGGCAGCGGCCGCGCGAAGTCCTTCGCCGAAACCGGTTTCCCGGTGGGTTTCGTCTATCCGCGCGAAGGCGCATACGCGCTGCTGGCATCGGTTTGCCCGGTCGCCAAGCCCAAGACTTCGCCGCTGGCGCAGGCCTTCGTCAACTACCTGATTTCGCCGGACATCCAGACCAGGCTTGGCGACGCCTACGGATACGGGCCGGTCAACAAGAAAGCGAAGTACACGGACGACCCGAATGCCGCCGTGCCGCTGCCTGTGGGCAAGCGCGCGCAGGATCTGATCGTCATCGATTGGGATACGGTGAATCAGAACCGCGACGATTGGAACAAGCGTTGGACGCGCGAGATCGAACGCTGA
- a CDS encoding FAD/NAD(P)-dependent oxidoreductase has translation MTTVRKCDVLVIGAGPAGLAAATQAANLGLSALLVDEQPAPGGQIYRAITTTPLKDRRVLGDDYWHGASLIAPFHESGAAYEPGATVWAVARHTAPAQAEGFEVAYSVAGEARLAHARHIVLATGAQERPFPIPGWTLPGVVTAGAAQILLKQAGMAPDRRAVLAGCGPLLYLIAWQYLNAGVRLQALLDTTPPGRAMAALPHAIDFLRSPYFSKGLKLLRAVKARVPVIRHVSALRALGEHGHLTAVSFRSGDGPESTMDADHLMLHQGVVPNINLSNAAGVGHRWNDALACWEPVVDEWGATDVPGISIAGDGAGIAGARAAEERGRLAALQAAVALGRIDPAQRDRAAGHARAALTRATRGRAFFDTLYRPADNFRRPTGDTIVCRCEEVTAAQICDTVKLGVQGPNQMKSFLRCGMGPCQGRFCGLTVTELIADARGVAPAEVGYYRLRFPTKPLTLGELASLPQTDEGRQAVVRFKK, from the coding sequence ATGACGACGGTGCGCAAATGCGATGTGCTGGTGATAGGCGCCGGCCCCGCCGGCCTGGCGGCCGCCACGCAGGCCGCGAATCTGGGGCTGTCGGCGCTGCTGGTGGACGAGCAGCCGGCGCCGGGCGGGCAGATCTACCGCGCCATCACGACGACGCCGCTGAAAGACCGCCGTGTCCTGGGCGATGACTACTGGCACGGCGCCAGCCTGATCGCCCCCTTCCATGAGTCGGGCGCCGCATATGAGCCCGGCGCCACCGTATGGGCCGTGGCGCGGCACACCGCGCCCGCCCAGGCCGAAGGTTTCGAGGTGGCCTATTCGGTGGCCGGCGAGGCCAGGCTGGCCCATGCGCGCCACATCGTGCTCGCCACCGGCGCGCAGGAGCGGCCCTTTCCGATCCCCGGATGGACCCTGCCGGGCGTCGTCACGGCGGGCGCCGCGCAGATACTGCTGAAGCAGGCCGGCATGGCGCCCGACCGGCGCGCGGTCCTGGCCGGCTGCGGGCCGCTGCTGTACCTGATCGCATGGCAGTACCTGAACGCGGGCGTCCGGCTGCAGGCGCTGCTCGATACGACGCCGCCGGGACGCGCCATGGCCGCATTGCCGCATGCCATCGATTTCCTGCGGTCGCCGTACTTCTCCAAAGGGCTGAAGCTGCTGCGCGCGGTCAAGGCGCGCGTCCCCGTGATCCGCCACGTCAGCGCGCTGCGCGCTTTGGGCGAACACGGCCACCTGACCGCCGTGAGCTTCCGTTCCGGCGACGGTCCGGAAAGCACGATGGACGCCGATCATCTGATGCTGCACCAGGGCGTCGTTCCCAACATCAATCTGTCGAACGCCGCCGGCGTGGGGCATCGCTGGAACGATGCGCTGGCCTGCTGGGAACCGGTGGTCGACGAATGGGGCGCGACCGATGTGCCGGGCATCAGCATCGCCGGCGACGGCGCAGGCATCGCGGGCGCGCGCGCCGCGGAAGAAAGAGGGCGCCTGGCGGCGTTGCAGGCCGCCGTGGCGCTGGGCCGTATCGACCCGGCGCAGCGCGACCGCGCCGCGGGCCATGCGCGTGCCGCGTTGACGCGCGCCACCCGCGGCCGGGCCTTTTTCGACACCTTGTACCGGCCGGCTGACAATTTCCGGCGACCCACGGGCGACACCATTGTTTGCCGTTGCGAGGAAGTCACCGCCGCGCAGATCTGCGATACGGTGAAGCTGGGCGTGCAGGGGCCAAACCAGATGAAGTCCTTTCTGCGCTGCGGCATGGGCCCCTGCCAGGGCCGTTTCTGCGGCCTGACCGTGACGGAGCTCATCGCCGATGCCCGCGGCGTCGCGCCGGCTGAAGTCGGTTACTACCGGCTGCGCTTCCCCACCAAGCCGCTGACGCTCGGCGAACTCGCCTCGCTGCCGCAGACGGACGAAGGCCGGCAGGCCGTGGTCCGGTTCAAGAAATGA
- a CDS encoding ferritin-like domain-containing protein produces the protein METSNVAIDRDVMESHFMDWLRDAHAMEQQAETMLTTMASRIESYPDLKVKVEQHIEETREQARLIAECIERRGGDTSTIKDLTGKAMAGMQGMSSMFSSDEIVKGGMMSYAFEHFEIASYRNLIEAARMVGDRETLAVCERILPQEQAMADWLEHNMGAVARRFLELAQTPGAKSKI, from the coding sequence ATGGAAACCAGCAATGTGGCGATAGACCGGGACGTCATGGAGTCCCACTTCATGGATTGGCTGCGCGATGCGCACGCCATGGAACAGCAGGCCGAAACCATGCTGACCACCATGGCCTCGCGGATCGAAAGCTATCCGGACCTGAAAGTGAAGGTGGAACAGCACATCGAGGAAACGCGCGAGCAGGCGCGTCTGATCGCGGAATGTATCGAACGCCGCGGCGGCGACACCTCCACCATCAAGGACCTGACCGGCAAAGCGATGGCGGGAATGCAAGGCATGTCGAGCATGTTCTCCAGCGACGAGATCGTGAAGGGCGGCATGATGAGCTATGCCTTCGAGCACTTCGAAATCGCGTCCTACCGCAACCTGATCGAAGCCGCCCGGATGGTGGGCGACCGTGAAACGCTGGCCGTGTGCGAGCGCATTCTGCCGCAGGAGCAGGCGATGGCGGATTGGCTGGAACACAACATGGGCGCCGTGGCGCGGCGCTTTCTTGAACTGGCGCAAACGCCGGGCGCGAAGTCGAAGATCTGA
- a CDS encoding NAD(P)/FAD-dependent oxidoreductase produces MSQTSATSPPGASRARRHQGVYDAVVVGGGLVGSAIAYGLCQQLAHIAVLDEGDIAYRASRGNFGLVWVQSKGMGMPAYGHWTMASQRLWPRLASALLDETGIDVHLEQRGGLNVVLSDEEFEARQAFMTRLQSQPGMVQYPWKMLDRAETADLVPGLGPEVRGASWTPVDGIANPLKLLRALHTAFDRRGVDYLPHHPAKRITFSNGVFEVATPHGVIRGAKLLLASGLGNKDLGAQVGLDVPVRPQRGQIIVLERTRRILETPLVTLRQMDEGSWLIGDSQEEMGFEDRTTGLPVLATLADRAVRTLPALREVRAVRAWAALRVMSRDGFPIYEQSATHPGAFVATCHSGVTLAAAHAYRYAPMVAQGVLDDDMSGFSTRRFHVQKAA; encoded by the coding sequence ATGAGTCAGACATCCGCAACTTCTCCGCCGGGCGCATCGCGCGCGCGCCGGCACCAGGGCGTCTATGACGCCGTGGTGGTCGGCGGCGGCCTGGTCGGATCCGCGATCGCCTACGGGCTGTGCCAGCAGCTGGCGCATATCGCCGTGCTGGACGAGGGCGACATCGCCTATCGCGCGTCGCGCGGCAACTTCGGCCTGGTGTGGGTCCAGAGCAAGGGCATGGGCATGCCGGCCTACGGCCACTGGACCATGGCGTCGCAGCGCCTGTGGCCCCGGCTGGCAAGCGCGCTGCTGGACGAAACCGGCATCGACGTGCACCTGGAACAGCGCGGCGGGCTGAACGTCGTGCTGAGCGACGAGGAATTCGAGGCGCGCCAGGCCTTCATGACGCGGCTGCAGTCGCAGCCCGGCATGGTGCAGTACCCGTGGAAAATGCTGGACCGCGCCGAAACCGCGGATCTCGTTCCGGGGCTGGGGCCCGAGGTGCGCGGCGCCTCATGGACGCCGGTGGACGGCATCGCCAACCCGCTGAAATTGCTGCGCGCGCTGCACACCGCCTTCGACCGCCGCGGCGTGGACTACCTGCCGCATCATCCCGCCAAGCGCATCACGTTCAGCAACGGCGTATTCGAGGTGGCCACGCCGCATGGGGTCATCCGGGGAGCCAAGCTGCTGCTTGCCAGCGGTTTGGGCAACAAGGATCTTGGCGCGCAAGTGGGGCTGGACGTGCCGGTTAGGCCGCAGCGCGGGCAGATCATCGTGCTGGAACGCACGCGCCGCATCCTGGAGACGCCGCTGGTGACGCTGCGCCAGATGGACGAGGGAAGCTGGCTGATCGGCGATTCGCAGGAAGAAATGGGATTCGAGGACCGCACCACGGGGCTGCCCGTGCTCGCCACCCTGGCCGACCGCGCCGTGCGCACGCTGCCGGCGCTGCGCGAGGTGCGCGCGGTGCGCGCATGGGCGGCGCTGCGCGTGATGTCGCGCGACGGCTTCCCGATCTATGAACAATCGGCCACGCACCCCGGCGCGTTCGTCGCCACCTGCCATAGCGGCGTGACGCTGGCCGCCGCGCATGCCTACCGGTATGCGCCGATGGTGGCCCAGGGCGTCCTGGACGACGACATGTCAGGTTTTTCGACTCGGAGGTTCCATGTTCAAAAGGCTGCATGA
- a CDS encoding (2Fe-2S)-binding protein: MFKRLHEAETALSQGSVTIRMDGAEVTCRAGDTVAAALLAHGWDACRDTVVGNVPRGPFCMMGVCYDCLVTIDGRPNQQACMTAVRAGMTVERQSGARKVIE, encoded by the coding sequence ATGTTCAAAAGGCTGCATGAGGCCGAAACGGCCTTGAGCCAGGGGTCGGTGACGATCCGGATGGATGGCGCGGAGGTAACCTGCCGCGCCGGCGATACGGTGGCGGCGGCCCTGCTCGCGCACGGCTGGGACGCCTGTCGCGATACCGTGGTGGGCAACGTGCCGCGCGGCCCTTTTTGCATGATGGGCGTCTGCTACGACTGCCTGGTGACGATAGACGGCCGGCCCAATCAGCAGGCATGCATGACGGCCGTGCGCGCGGGCATGACGGTGGAGCGCCAGTCGGGCGCGCGGAAGGTGATCGAATGA
- a CDS encoding ABC transporter permease, whose protein sequence is MIRGNGIVGLVFHTIFVLFILAPLLMVCAVAFTSEGFISLPTSGLSLRWFRAILDNPRFIDAFFFSLGLGALSATIAIALAVPGALALARHRFRGREALMAFFLSPLMIPHVVLGLAFLKYYTSIGLVGTYAGLVIAHVVLVMPYALRLVLASATGMDASLERAALSLGASPLQTFRRIVLPLILPGVVSGWVIAFITSFDELTMSIFIASPSTTTLPVRIFLHIEDTIDPLVTAVSAVLIYMTVIAVVILDRLVGLEKLFVGKGR, encoded by the coding sequence ATGATTCGGGGAAACGGCATCGTCGGCCTGGTGTTTCACACGATCTTCGTGCTGTTCATCCTGGCGCCGCTGTTGATGGTGTGCGCCGTGGCATTCACGTCGGAGGGTTTTATCTCGCTGCCCACTTCCGGGCTGTCGCTGCGCTGGTTCCGCGCCATCCTGGACAATCCGCGCTTCATCGACGCCTTCTTCTTCAGCCTGGGCCTGGGCGCGCTGTCGGCAACCATCGCCATCGCGCTGGCCGTGCCGGGGGCCCTGGCGCTGGCCCGCCATCGCTTCCGCGGCCGCGAAGCGCTGATGGCGTTTTTTCTGTCTCCGCTGATGATTCCGCACGTGGTGCTGGGCCTGGCGTTCCTGAAGTACTACACCTCCATCGGCCTGGTCGGCACCTATGCCGGCCTGGTGATCGCCCACGTCGTCCTGGTCATGCCCTACGCGCTTCGCCTCGTCCTGGCCTCGGCCACCGGCATGGACGCATCGCTGGAACGTGCCGCGCTGTCGCTGGGCGCGTCGCCGTTGCAGACCTTCCGGCGCATCGTGCTGCCGCTGATCCTGCCCGGGGTGGTGAGCGGCTGGGTGATCGCTTTCATCACGAGCTTCGACGAGCTGACGATGTCGATCTTCATCGCCTCGCCGTCGACCACCACGCTGCCGGTCCGGATCTTCCTGCATATCGAGGACACCATCGATCCGCTCGTCACGGCGGTATCGGCGGTTCTTATCTACATGACCGTTATCGCCGTCGTCATCCTGGACAGGCTGGTGGGGCTGGAAAAACTTTTTGTCGGTAAAGGACGTTGA
- a CDS encoding manganese catalase family protein produces the protein MFAHNKRLQYTVRVQETNPGLANLLLEQFGGPQGELAAAMRYFTQAIAEDDPGRKDMLIDIATEELSHLEIIGTLVAMLNKGAKGRLAEAVDEEAELYRAINGAGNDSHVTQVLYGGGPALINSGGQLWNAGYIDSIGDPSCDLRSNIAAEARAKIIYERLINVTDDPGVKETLGFLMTREVSHQRSFEKALYSMQPNFPPGKLPGDPRFARTYFNMSQGEGDTRGPWNSDENFEYVSDREEQCAVDGGDGMAMVNLNAEETQAMQALVARTASDPQSNPETGAELGSDGGMASGGSTPKI, from the coding sequence ATGTTTGCTCACAACAAACGATTGCAGTACACGGTACGCGTCCAGGAAACCAATCCCGGCCTGGCGAATCTGCTTCTGGAGCAATTCGGCGGTCCGCAAGGCGAGTTGGCGGCCGCGATGCGTTATTTCACGCAGGCGATCGCCGAGGACGATCCGGGCCGCAAGGACATGCTCATCGACATCGCGACCGAGGAGCTCAGCCACCTCGAGATCATCGGGACGCTGGTGGCGATGTTGAACAAGGGGGCGAAGGGCAGGCTGGCTGAAGCGGTCGATGAAGAGGCCGAGCTGTATCGCGCGATCAACGGCGCCGGCAACGATTCGCACGTGACGCAAGTGCTGTATGGAGGCGGCCCGGCGCTGATCAATTCGGGCGGACAGCTCTGGAACGCGGGCTACATCGACTCGATCGGCGATCCCTCGTGTGACCTGCGCTCGAACATCGCCGCCGAGGCACGGGCCAAAATCATCTACGAGCGCCTGATCAATGTGACGGACGATCCAGGCGTCAAGGAAACCCTGGGCTTCCTGATGACGCGCGAAGTGTCGCACCAGCGGTCCTTTGAAAAGGCCTTGTATTCCATGCAGCCGAACTTCCCTCCCGGCAAGCTGCCGGGCGACCCGCGCTTCGCGCGCACGTACTTCAATATGTCGCAGGGCGAGGGGGATACCCGCGGACCCTGGAACAGCGACGAGAATTTCGAGTACGTGTCGGACCGCGAGGAGCAATGCGCGGTGGATGGGGGCGACGGCATGGCCATGGTGAATCTGAACGCCGAAGAGACCCAGGCCATGCAGGCCCTGGTCGCTCGCACGGCGTCGGATCCGCAGTCCAATCCGGAAACCGGCGCCGAGCTGGGTTCGGATGGCGGCATGGCTTCGGGCGGGTCCACGCCCAAGATCTGA
- a CDS encoding NAD(P)/FAD-dependent oxidoreductase: MNARGAEVLVIGGGLHGSSTALHLARAGIDVLVLEKNYVGRHASGVNAGGVRTLSRHPAEIPLALAARALWLRIAELVDDDCGFEQHGQVRVAENDADVAAARQRLALMAQLGYTHETWIDGDALRGMIPRIVPTVRGGVIAREDGAADPYRTTLAFRRKAGSLGARFLEGVRVTGTARREGRWHVDTADGAFSARVVVNCAGAWADRIAQQWDEAVPLQAIGPMMLVTTRMAHFLDPVVLCQGRPLSFKQRANGTVLIGGGRRAWVDRDAEWTELDFRSLAAGGRTVLDLFPHMRDAVVSRGWAGIEACTPDELPVIGPSSTREDAYHAFGFSAHGFELGPIVGKITADLIASGRTELPIAPFRIGRFAQTGAAKENAGP, translated from the coding sequence ATGAACGCGCGCGGCGCCGAGGTCCTGGTCATCGGCGGCGGACTGCATGGCAGTTCGACGGCGCTGCACCTGGCGCGGGCGGGCATCGACGTCCTGGTCCTGGAAAAGAACTACGTCGGCCGGCATGCCTCGGGCGTAAACGCGGGGGGCGTGCGCACGCTCTCGCGCCATCCGGCAGAGATTCCGCTGGCCCTGGCCGCGCGCGCGCTGTGGCTGCGGATCGCCGAACTGGTCGATGACGATTGCGGTTTCGAGCAGCACGGGCAGGTGCGGGTGGCCGAGAACGATGCCGATGTCGCGGCCGCGCGGCAGCGCCTGGCCCTGATGGCGCAGCTGGGCTACACGCACGAAACCTGGATCGACGGCGACGCGCTGCGCGGCATGATTCCGCGCATCGTGCCCACGGTGCGCGGCGGCGTAATCGCGCGGGAAGACGGCGCGGCCGACCCGTATCGCACCACGCTGGCCTTCAGGCGCAAGGCGGGCTCGCTGGGCGCCCGTTTCCTGGAAGGCGTGCGCGTGACGGGCACGGCGCGGCGGGAAGGGCGCTGGCATGTCGATACGGCGGACGGCGCCTTTAGCGCGCGCGTGGTGGTCAACTGCGCGGGCGCGTGGGCCGACCGCATTGCGCAGCAGTGGGACGAAGCGGTGCCGTTGCAGGCGATCGGTCCCATGATGCTGGTGACGACGCGGATGGCGCATTTCCTGGATCCAGTCGTCCTGTGCCAGGGACGGCCGCTGTCCTTCAAGCAGCGCGCCAATGGCACGGTTTTGATCGGCGGCGGACGGCGCGCGTGGGTGGACCGCGACGCGGAGTGGACGGAGCTCGATTTCCGTTCGCTGGCCGCCGGCGGCCGTACGGTGCTGGATCTTTTTCCCCATATGCGGGACGCCGTGGTCAGCCGGGGCTGGGCAGGCATCGAGGCATGCACGCCCGATGAACTGCCCGTCATCGGCCCCAGTTCGACGCGCGAAGACGCCTACCATGCCTTCGGCTTCTCCGCGCATGGTTTCGAGCTCGGGCCGATCGTCGGGAAAATCACCGCCGACCTGATCGCGTCGGGGCGCACCGAGCTGCCCATCGCACCGTTCCGTATCGGCCGCTTCGCGCAGACCGGCGCCGCAAAAGAAAACGCCGGACCATAA
- a CDS encoding ABC transporter permease has protein sequence MTTRSTPWLLSAPALTLYGLFLVTPIVLVIMISFYNFDFYGGIQASFTASNYVDILTDGYYYEIYARTFGVSLLVTLACVILGSAEAYVLSRMRNPWKGLFLMVVLGPLLVSVVVRTLGWALLFGSTGLISQTLQALGLSDGPVNLMYTNLGVGIALTHVLVPFMVISVWASLQRINPATETAALSLGAHPFTVVRRVIVPQAMPGILSGAIMVFALSVSAFATPAIVGGRRLKTVATAAYDEFLNTLDWPLGAALAAVLLLATVVALVAANRLIERRYGAVFDA, from the coding sequence ATGACGACCCGATCCACGCCCTGGCTGCTGAGCGCGCCCGCGCTGACGCTGTACGGACTGTTCCTGGTGACGCCCATCGTGCTGGTCATCATGATCAGCTTCTACAACTTCGATTTCTACGGCGGCATCCAGGCGTCCTTCACGGCCAGCAACTACGTCGATATCCTGACCGACGGCTACTACTACGAAATCTACGCCCGCACTTTCGGCGTGTCGCTGCTGGTTACCCTGGCCTGCGTCATCCTTGGCTCGGCCGAAGCCTACGTGCTGTCGCGCATGCGCAACCCATGGAAGGGCCTTTTCCTGATGGTGGTGCTGGGGCCGCTGCTGGTGTCCGTGGTGGTGCGTACGCTGGGATGGGCGCTGCTGTTCGGCTCGACCGGCCTGATCAGCCAGACCCTGCAGGCGCTGGGGCTCAGCGACGGGCCGGTGAACCTGATGTACACCAATCTGGGCGTGGGCATCGCCCTGACCCACGTGCTGGTGCCTTTCATGGTGATTTCCGTGTGGGCGTCCCTGCAGCGAATCAATCCCGCCACGGAAACCGCCGCGCTTTCGCTGGGAGCGCATCCCTTTACCGTGGTGCGGCGCGTGATCGTGCCGCAGGCGATGCCCGGGATTCTTTCCGGCGCAATCATGGTGTTCGCCTTGTCGGTCAGTGCTTTCGCCACGCCGGCCATCGTCGGCGGGCGCCGCCTGAAAACGGTGGCGACGGCGGCCTACGACGAATTCCTCAATACGCTGGACTGGCCGCTGGGCGCGGCGCTGGCGGCGGTGCTGCTGCTGGCCACGGTTGTCGCGCTGGTCGCCGCCAACCGGCTCATCGAGCGGCGTTACGGCGCGGTATTCGATGCCTAG
- a CDS encoding ABC transporter ATP-binding protein has translation MSFLVLEGLTRHYGDSVAVAGLSLTIERGEFVSLLGPSGCGKTTTLHMIAGFVPPTAGRVVLEGRDLGRTPPQKRGMGIVFQNYALFPHMTAAQNVAFGLEMQRVGKRERESRVAEALELVGLAHLADRYPARMSGGQQQRVALARALVIRPHLLLLDEPLSNLDAKLREEMQIELRAIQRTVGTTTIMVTHDQSEALALSDRVVVMNHGKAEQVAAPFAAYERPATSFVGGFLGKANVFRPRPVTRDGVPAVRVGAACITLDGQAAAPLVIVRPEKLRFCEPGPDALPGQMKTRIFQGNHWLCQVQTEVGEVLVIRQNDGVAVPGEGEAVHLTWRAADMRPVDAPPPVQ, from the coding sequence ATGAGCTTTCTGGTTCTGGAAGGACTGACCCGGCACTACGGGGACAGCGTGGCGGTGGCGGGGTTGAGCCTGACGATCGAGCGCGGCGAATTCGTATCGCTGCTCGGTCCATCGGGCTGCGGCAAGACCACCACGCTGCACATGATCGCGGGCTTCGTGCCGCCCACCGCGGGCCGGGTGGTGCTGGAAGGGCGTGACCTGGGCCGCACGCCGCCGCAGAAGCGCGGCATGGGCATCGTTTTCCAGAACTACGCGCTCTTCCCCCACATGACCGCGGCGCAGAACGTCGCTTTCGGGCTGGAAATGCAGCGCGTGGGCAAGCGCGAACGCGAAAGCCGCGTGGCCGAAGCGCTGGAACTGGTCGGCCTGGCGCACCTGGCCGACCGCTACCCCGCGCGAATGTCCGGCGGACAGCAGCAGCGTGTCGCCCTGGCGCGCGCGCTGGTCATCCGCCCGCATCTGCTGTTGCTGGACGAACCCTTGTCCAACCTGGACGCGAAGCTGCGCGAAGAGATGCAGATCGAGCTGCGCGCGATCCAGCGCACGGTCGGTACGACGACGATCATGGTGACGCACGATCAATCGGAGGCCCTGGCCCTGTCCGATCGCGTCGTGGTCATGAATCACGGCAAGGCGGAACAGGTTGCCGCGCCGTTCGCGGCGTACGAGCGCCCCGCCACCTCGTTCGTCGGCGGTTTCCTGGGCAAGGCCAACGTCTTCCGGCCGCGTCCGGTGACGCGCGACGGCGTGCCTGCCGTCCGCGTGGGCGCGGCCTGTATCACGCTGGACGGCCAGGCCGCCGCGCCGCTGGTCATCGTGCGTCCGGAGAAGCTGCGGTTCTGCGAACCGGGTCCGGACGCGCTGCCGGGCCAGATGAAAACGCGGATCTTCCAGGGCAACCACTGGCTTTGCCAGGTGCAGACCGAGGTCGGCGAAGTGCTGGTGATCCGGCAGAACGACGGCGTGGCGGTGCCGGGCGAGGGCGAGGCGGTGCACCTGACGTGGCGCGCCGCCGACATGCGGCCCGTGGACGCGCCCCCGCCGGTGCAGTAA
- a CDS encoding YciE/YciF ferroxidase family protein, whose amino-acid sequence MAAKTVEDLFLHELSDIYSAEKQLTKALPRMARAATSPELKAAFEQHLQETQGQVERIDQVVEKCELRLKRVKCMAMEGLVEEAKEIMEEIEKGPVLDAALIGAAQKVEHYEIASYGTLAAFAKQMGEQEALQLLLETLQEEKATDEKLTQLAEQVNAGALEQG is encoded by the coding sequence ATGGCCGCTAAAACCGTTGAGGACCTCTTCTTGCACGAGCTGTCCGATATCTACAGTGCGGAAAAACAGTTGACCAAGGCCCTGCCCCGCATGGCCCGCGCCGCCACCAGCCCTGAGCTGAAGGCCGCTTTCGAGCAGCACCTGCAGGAAACCCAGGGCCAGGTCGAACGCATCGATCAGGTCGTGGAGAAATGCGAGCTGCGCCTGAAGCGCGTCAAGTGCATGGCGATGGAAGGCCTGGTCGAGGAAGCCAAGGAGATCATGGAGGAAATCGAAAAGGGCCCGGTGCTGGATGCCGCGCTGATTGGCGCCGCCCAGAAGGTGGAACACTATGAAATCGCCAGCTACGGCACCCTGGCCGCCTTCGCCAAGCAAATGGGCGAACAGGAGGCCCTGCAGCTGCTGCTGGAAACGCTGCAGGAAGAAAAGGCGACCGACGAGAAGCTGACGCAGTTGGCCGAACAGGTCAACGCCGGCGCGTTGGAACAAGGCTAA